In Spinacia oleracea cultivar Varoflay chromosome 5, BTI_SOV_V1, whole genome shotgun sequence, a single window of DNA contains:
- the LOC110798178 gene encoding uncharacterized protein isoform X6, which yields MLSIEEQRKQILDQKQMLLNIQKQLKEQEDRLNAQTNASKDENEDEHPKPQPKKRKLTFRSSAQEDDAQKVDEQPETKKKGTRVKTIPNRNRTRLQLYKEEFPQTMKEVNEEFEALEKKKSAPVNKKRKGTSKKGKEIVLREDYEKDEEEVEEESISSSTFFIKKRGNDIMIADGEMEVKEEEKPVIDPKQKPHEHKLNVRQTAQMLMRFLKGISSDKPINRAKQQAITELGFGSFLNLDIPPNVNPFPYELLSHFNSSTRALDLQKSSLHITIGDIYLVYGIPIGGDQVIELTDETDPAVKKVFSDFWKYWDVQSGCPKLVKMIEKLIKETTKVDDNWKRSFLVVVVNTMIKSTTNISPNFKFLASTVNLNRVRNLNWCHYAYTSLLTAAKYWNEDRSRWFAGPLPFLMVCYFDRVQIEKEYPPRSFPIIKCWSRQMISSRVKHDNECGFGHGIILDRIESPPELIQYRRDILLEKEQEEPPQPQQEEQEQEQPQPPPPQHEEQEQEQPQPPPTEQEEVPPPLQQKQQQQQQKQQQAHQSSPVTELGEDQEIPEQQTHSNPEEVKLPSTVEEFHQEFLKTTAELSGVMNKFNNLLSLSKKFFDTTVDVKETMSFNMAEMWSKCSETQLPTVFDNVKNASNEERKDSQEMGSILIQDKEFFSSDYFSILFDDAVKKATRGKKKETVMEKETEEPMSEEPLSEESLPELPPFLTPPTMDSENDGVNDLTLKLGLPSISDITPTHDYEEEMRIQALLMNNSLTEGDLQTISGEKEDYSEKEQQSPPKTEMFKIYFLSVPESLKNNDDALNKSSEKGTPIPNREEQDFETPKVPVADSQGNVITPSVYLRDEEDVPTKTTKDEEDVPTTSQIPATMKRIKNVPIVLRSPFLTQYSHLLEASDKLSQEDKDLKCILDYAIAEGDPSELVYYDKWNLITRANMQTLGGDVWVENNIIDTFAKLLNDDRDQCVKSNMKFYFSTIPYNMLLQNDAYGGTQDSQGTEQKRFQNFVDSIKHEMSVANVSSLNGYHLLFFPVCSGAHFFLIVINNKTKKVEILDNLDLPEGIPFENKYEQNPQNTFETWLKFCELEGYPLKNTQIKQYEITLPSMPWKNRENKVECGVYAMRHMETYKGNPNWDCGFTNYEDDKIYIRQLRIHYATQILSSAQNEKHELRYLALKQANQVE from the exons ATGTTAAGTATTGAAGAACAACGGAAGCAAATACTTGACCAGAAACAAATGCtgttaaacattcaaaaacagCTGAAAGAACAAGAGGACAGGCTGAATGCACAGACCAATGCCTCGAAAGATGAAAACGAGGATGAACATCCAAAACCCCAACCAAAAAAGAGAAAGTTAACTTTTCGATCGAG TGCACAAGAAGATGATGCACAGAAGGTTGATGAACAAcctgaaacaaagaaaaaaggaaCAAGAGTCAAAACTATTCCAAATCGAAACAGAACAAG ATTACAGCTATATAAGGAAGAATTCCCTCAGACGATGAAAGAGGTCAATGAGGAATTTGAAGCTCTAGAAAAGAAAAAATCTGCCCCAGTGAATAAGAAGCGCAAAGGAACTTCTAAG AAGGGAAAAGAGATTGTTCTTCGTGAAGATTATGAAAAGGATGAAGAAGAAGTGGAAGAAGAGTCAATATCTTCCTCTACCTTTTTCATAAAGAAG AGAGGTAATGATATAATGATTGCTGATGGAGAAATGGAAgtgaaggaagaagaaaaacCTGTGATTGATCCCAAACAAAAGCCCCATGAGCACAAACTGAACGTGAGGCAAACTGCGCAAATGCTGATGCGctttttgaagggaatttcatcTGATAAACCTATTAATAGGGCAAAACAACAAGCTATCACAGAGTTAGGGTTCGGATCTTTTCTAAACCTTGACATACCACCAAATGTAAATCCATTCCCGTACGAGTTGCTTTCCCATTTCAACTCTTCAACCCGGGCCCTAGATTTACAAAAATCTTCCTTGCATATTACAATAGGGGACATATACCTTGTGTATGGTATCCCTATTGGAGGAGACCAGGTGATTGAATTGACAGATGAAACAGATCCAGCGGTGAAGAAagtattttctgatttttggaaATATTGGGACGTGCAATCTGGATGCCCAAAGTTGGTGAAAATGATAGAAAAATTGATCAAAGAAACCACCAAAGTTGATGATAACTGGAAAAGATCTTTCCTCGTGGTTGTTGTTAACACAATGATCAAATCCACTACCAACATTTCG CCAAACTTCAAATTCCTTGCTAGCACGGTTAATCTGAATCGAGTAAGGAATCTGAATTGGTGTCATTATGCCTATACCAGTCTTTTGACGGCAGCTAAATACTGGAATGAGGACCGAAGCAGATGGTTTGCTGGTCCGCTACCATTTTTAATG GTGTGTTATTTTGATCGAGTgcaaattgaaaaagaatatccTCCTAGGAGcttccccatcattaaatgctGGTCAAGACAAATGATAAGCAGCAGGGTTAAGCATGATAATGAGTGTGGCTTTGGACATGGTATCATTCTTGACAGAATCGAAAGCCCACCAGAGCTAATACAGTATAGGAGAGATATTCTTTTGGAAAAAGAACAAGAAGAACCACCACAACCACAACaagaagaacaagaacaagaacaaccacaaccaccaccaccacaacatgaagaacaagaacaagaacaaccacaaccaccaccaacAGAACAAGAAGAAGTACCACCACCActacaacaaaaacaacaacagcagcagcaaaaacaacaacaagCACATCAAAGTTCACCGGTGACTGAACTCGGTGAAGATCAGGAGATACCAGAGCAACAAACACACTCCAACCCCGAGGAAGTCAAACTACCCTCGACAGTTGAg GAGTTTCATCAGGAGTTCTTGAAGACCACAGCTGAATTAAGTGGTGTAATGAACAAATTCAACAACCTCTTGTCGTTGTCGAAGAAGTTCTTTGACACGACTGTTGATGTAAAAGAAACAATGTCATTTAATATGGCAGAGATGTGGTCCAAGTGTTCAGAAACACAACTTCCAACCGTGTTTGACAACGTCAAGAATGCATCGAATGAGGAGAGAAAAGATTCACAGGAGATGGGTTCCATTCTGATTCAAGACAAAGAGTTTTTCAGCTCGGACTACTTCTCCATTTTATTTGATGATGCAGTCAAGAAAGCGACTAGAGGGAAGAAAAAAGAAACTGTTatggaaaaagaaacagaggAACCTATGTCAGAGGAGCCTCTATCAGAGGAAAGTCTACCGGAATTACCTCCATTTCTCACACCTCCCACTATGGACTCTGAAAATGATGGGGTTAATGATTTGACTTTGAAGCTTGGACTACCGTCCATTTCAGACATTACCCCTACACATGACTATGAAGAGGAGATGAGGATCCAAGCACTCTTGatgaacaactctttaacaGAAGGTGACCTTCAAACGATTTCAGGGGAGAAGGAAGATTATTCAGAAAAAGAACAGCAGTCTCCACCGAAAACCGA aatgttcaaaatatattttctctCTGTACCTGAGAGTTTGAAGAACAATGATGATGCTTTGAACAAAAGCAGTGAAAAAGGGACACCAATCCCTAATCGAGAAGAACAAGATTTTGAGACCCCAAAAGTTCCTGTAGCGGATTCCCAGGGTAATGTGATAACTCCATCAGTCTATCTGAG AGATGAAGAGGATGTtccaacaaaaacaacaaaagaTGAAGAGGATGTTCCAACTACAAGTCAAATCCCTGCCACAATGAAGAGAATCAAGAATGTCCCTATAGTGTTACGGTCACCGTTTTTAACTCAGTATTCACATTTACTTGAGGCTAGTGACAAACTAAGCCAAGAGGACAAGGATTTGAAATGCATTCTTGATTATGCAATTGCAGAGGGTGATCCTAG TGAGTTGGTGTACTATGACAAATGGAACTTAATTACAAGAGCTAATATGCAAACCCTAG GTGGGGATGTTTGGGTGGAAAATAATATCATTGACACATTTGCAAAACTGTTGAATGATGATCGAGACCAGTGCGTAAAGTCGAACATGAAATTCTACTTTTCGACAATTCCTTAC AATATGCTGTTACAAAACGACGCATATGGTGGGACACAAGATAGCCAAGGAACTGAGCAGAAGAGGTTTCAGAATTTTGTGGATTCCATTAAGCATGAAATGTCAGTTGCAAATGTTTCATCTCTAAATGGATACCATCTG TTGTTCTTTCCTGTCTGTTCTGGTGCACATTTCTTCCTCATTGTGataaacaataaaacaaagaaaGTTGAAATTCTTGACAATCTCGATCTACCGGAGGGAATACCTTTTGAGAACAAATATGAACAGAATCCCCAAAACACT TTTGAAACATGGTTGAAGTTTTGTGAGCTGGAAGGGTATCCATTAAAAAACACACAAATCAAGCAATATGAAATCACATTACCTTCAATGCCATGGAAAAATCGAGAAAACAAAGTCGAATGCGGGGTGTATGCAATGCGGCATATGGAGACATATAAAGGCAACCCGAATTGGGATTGTGGATTTACAAACTATGAAGATGAT aaaaTCTATATTCGGCAGCTAAGGATACATTATGCAACACAAATCTTATCAAGCGCTCAGAACGAGAAGCATGAGTTGAGATATCTGGCACTGAAACAAGCAAATCAAGTAGAATAG
- the LOC110798178 gene encoding uncharacterized protein isoform X5 yields MGRTKKSDEPKASAESDEIPLKDFVKRKNKEISKPEEENPEAKMLSIEEQRKQILDQKQMLLNIQKQLKEQEDRLNAQTNASKDENEDEHPKPQPKKRKLTFRSSAQEDDAQKVDEQPETKKKGTRVKTIPNRNRTRLQLYKEEFPQTMKEVNEEFEALEKKKSAPVNKKRKGTSKKGKEIVLREDYEKDEEEVEEESISSSTFFIKKRGNDIMIADGEMEVKEEEKPVIDPKQKPHEHKLNVRQTAQMLMRFLKGISSDKPINRAKQQAITELGFGSFLNLDIPPNVNPFPYELLSHFNSSTRALDLQKSSLHITIGDIYLVYGIPIGGDQVIELTDETDPAVKKVFSDFWKYWDVQSGCPKLVKMIEKLIKETTKVDDNWKRSFLVVVVNTMIKSTTNISPNFKFLASTVNLNRVRNLNWCHYAYTSLLTAAKYWNEDRSRWFAGPLPFLMVCYFDRVQIEKEYPPRSFPIIKCWSRQMISSRVKHDNECGFGHGIILDRIESPPELIQYRRDILLEKEQEEPPQPQQEEQEQEQPQPPPPQHEEQEQEQPQPPPTEQEEVPPPLQQKQQQQQQKQQQAHQSSPVTELGEDQEIPEQQTHSNPEEVKLPSTVEEFHQEFLKTTAELSGVMNKFNNLLSLSKKFFDTTVDVKETMSFNMAEMWSKCSETQLPTVFDNVKNASNEERKDSQEMGSILIQDKEFFSSDYFSILFDDAVKKATRGKKKETVMEKETEEPMSEEPLSEESLPELPPFLTPPTMDSENDGVNDLTLKLGLPSISDITPTHDYEEEMRIQALLMNNSLTEGDLQTISGEKEDYSEKEQQSPPKTDEKGTPIPNREEQDFETPKVPVADSQGNVITPSVYLRDEEDVPTKTTKDEEDVPTTSQIPATMKRIKNVPIVLRSPFLTQYSHLLEASDKLSQEDKDLKCILDYAIAEGDPSELVYYDKWNLITRANMQTLGGDVWVENNIIDTFAKLLNDDRDQCVKSNMKFYFSTIPYNMLLQNDAYGGTQDSQGTEQKRFQNFVDSIKHEMSVANVSSLNGYHLLFFPVCSGAHFFLIVINNKTKKVEILDNLDLPEGIPFENKYEQNPQNTFETWLKFCELEGYPLKNTQIKQYEITLPSMPWKNRENKVECGVYAMRHMETYKGNPNWDCGFTNYEDDKIYIRQLRIHYATQILSSAQNEKHELRYLALKQANQVE; encoded by the exons ATGGGTAGAACGAAAAAATCAGACGAACCAAAAGCTTCTGCTGA AAGTGATGAGATTCCTCTCAAGGATTTTGTGAAAAGGAAGAACAAAGAAATTTCAAAACCAGAAGAAGAAAATCCGGAAGCTAA aATGTTAAGTATTGAAGAACAACGGAAGCAAATACTTGACCAGAAACAAATGCtgttaaacattcaaaaacagCTGAAAGAACAAGAGGACAGGCTGAATGCACAGACCAATGCCTCGAAAGATGAAAACGAGGATGAACATCCAAAACCCCAACCAAAAAAGAGAAAGTTAACTTTTCGATCGAG TGCACAAGAAGATGATGCACAGAAGGTTGATGAACAAcctgaaacaaagaaaaaaggaaCAAGAGTCAAAACTATTCCAAATCGAAACAGAACAAG ATTACAGCTATATAAGGAAGAATTCCCTCAGACGATGAAAGAGGTCAATGAGGAATTTGAAGCTCTAGAAAAGAAAAAATCTGCCCCAGTGAATAAGAAGCGCAAAGGAACTTCTAAG AAGGGAAAAGAGATTGTTCTTCGTGAAGATTATGAAAAGGATGAAGAAGAAGTGGAAGAAGAGTCAATATCTTCCTCTACCTTTTTCATAAAGAAG AGAGGTAATGATATAATGATTGCTGATGGAGAAATGGAAgtgaaggaagaagaaaaacCTGTGATTGATCCCAAACAAAAGCCCCATGAGCACAAACTGAACGTGAGGCAAACTGCGCAAATGCTGATGCGctttttgaagggaatttcatcTGATAAACCTATTAATAGGGCAAAACAACAAGCTATCACAGAGTTAGGGTTCGGATCTTTTCTAAACCTTGACATACCACCAAATGTAAATCCATTCCCGTACGAGTTGCTTTCCCATTTCAACTCTTCAACCCGGGCCCTAGATTTACAAAAATCTTCCTTGCATATTACAATAGGGGACATATACCTTGTGTATGGTATCCCTATTGGAGGAGACCAGGTGATTGAATTGACAGATGAAACAGATCCAGCGGTGAAGAAagtattttctgatttttggaaATATTGGGACGTGCAATCTGGATGCCCAAAGTTGGTGAAAATGATAGAAAAATTGATCAAAGAAACCACCAAAGTTGATGATAACTGGAAAAGATCTTTCCTCGTGGTTGTTGTTAACACAATGATCAAATCCACTACCAACATTTCG CCAAACTTCAAATTCCTTGCTAGCACGGTTAATCTGAATCGAGTAAGGAATCTGAATTGGTGTCATTATGCCTATACCAGTCTTTTGACGGCAGCTAAATACTGGAATGAGGACCGAAGCAGATGGTTTGCTGGTCCGCTACCATTTTTAATG GTGTGTTATTTTGATCGAGTgcaaattgaaaaagaatatccTCCTAGGAGcttccccatcattaaatgctGGTCAAGACAAATGATAAGCAGCAGGGTTAAGCATGATAATGAGTGTGGCTTTGGACATGGTATCATTCTTGACAGAATCGAAAGCCCACCAGAGCTAATACAGTATAGGAGAGATATTCTTTTGGAAAAAGAACAAGAAGAACCACCACAACCACAACaagaagaacaagaacaagaacaaccacaaccaccaccaccacaacatgaagaacaagaacaagaacaaccacaaccaccaccaacAGAACAAGAAGAAGTACCACCACCActacaacaaaaacaacaacagcagcagcaaaaacaacaacaagCACATCAAAGTTCACCGGTGACTGAACTCGGTGAAGATCAGGAGATACCAGAGCAACAAACACACTCCAACCCCGAGGAAGTCAAACTACCCTCGACAGTTGAg GAGTTTCATCAGGAGTTCTTGAAGACCACAGCTGAATTAAGTGGTGTAATGAACAAATTCAACAACCTCTTGTCGTTGTCGAAGAAGTTCTTTGACACGACTGTTGATGTAAAAGAAACAATGTCATTTAATATGGCAGAGATGTGGTCCAAGTGTTCAGAAACACAACTTCCAACCGTGTTTGACAACGTCAAGAATGCATCGAATGAGGAGAGAAAAGATTCACAGGAGATGGGTTCCATTCTGATTCAAGACAAAGAGTTTTTCAGCTCGGACTACTTCTCCATTTTATTTGATGATGCAGTCAAGAAAGCGACTAGAGGGAAGAAAAAAGAAACTGTTatggaaaaagaaacagaggAACCTATGTCAGAGGAGCCTCTATCAGAGGAAAGTCTACCGGAATTACCTCCATTTCTCACACCTCCCACTATGGACTCTGAAAATGATGGGGTTAATGATTTGACTTTGAAGCTTGGACTACCGTCCATTTCAGACATTACCCCTACACATGACTATGAAGAGGAGATGAGGATCCAAGCACTCTTGatgaacaactctttaacaGAAGGTGACCTTCAAACGATTTCAGGGGAGAAGGAAGATTATTCAGAAAAAGAACAGCAGTCTCCACCGAAAACCGA TGAAAAAGGGACACCAATCCCTAATCGAGAAGAACAAGATTTTGAGACCCCAAAAGTTCCTGTAGCGGATTCCCAGGGTAATGTGATAACTCCATCAGTCTATCTGAG AGATGAAGAGGATGTtccaacaaaaacaacaaaagaTGAAGAGGATGTTCCAACTACAAGTCAAATCCCTGCCACAATGAAGAGAATCAAGAATGTCCCTATAGTGTTACGGTCACCGTTTTTAACTCAGTATTCACATTTACTTGAGGCTAGTGACAAACTAAGCCAAGAGGACAAGGATTTGAAATGCATTCTTGATTATGCAATTGCAGAGGGTGATCCTAG TGAGTTGGTGTACTATGACAAATGGAACTTAATTACAAGAGCTAATATGCAAACCCTAG GTGGGGATGTTTGGGTGGAAAATAATATCATTGACACATTTGCAAAACTGTTGAATGATGATCGAGACCAGTGCGTAAAGTCGAACATGAAATTCTACTTTTCGACAATTCCTTAC AATATGCTGTTACAAAACGACGCATATGGTGGGACACAAGATAGCCAAGGAACTGAGCAGAAGAGGTTTCAGAATTTTGTGGATTCCATTAAGCATGAAATGTCAGTTGCAAATGTTTCATCTCTAAATGGATACCATCTG TTGTTCTTTCCTGTCTGTTCTGGTGCACATTTCTTCCTCATTGTGataaacaataaaacaaagaaaGTTGAAATTCTTGACAATCTCGATCTACCGGAGGGAATACCTTTTGAGAACAAATATGAACAGAATCCCCAAAACACT TTTGAAACATGGTTGAAGTTTTGTGAGCTGGAAGGGTATCCATTAAAAAACACACAAATCAAGCAATATGAAATCACATTACCTTCAATGCCATGGAAAAATCGAGAAAACAAAGTCGAATGCGGGGTGTATGCAATGCGGCATATGGAGACATATAAAGGCAACCCGAATTGGGATTGTGGATTTACAAACTATGAAGATGAT aaaaTCTATATTCGGCAGCTAAGGATACATTATGCAACACAAATCTTATCAAGCGCTCAGAACGAGAAGCATGAGTTGAGATATCTGGCACTGAAACAAGCAAATCAAGTAGAATAG
- the LOC110798178 gene encoding uncharacterized protein isoform X2 translates to MGRTKKSDEPKASAESDEIPLKDFVKRKNKEISKPEEENPEAKMLSIEEQRKQILDQKQMLLNIQKQLKEQEDRLNAQTNASKDENEDEHPKPQPKKRKLTFRSSAQEDDAQKVDEQPETKKKGTRVKTIPNRNRTRLQLYKEEFPQTMKEVNEEFEALEKKKSAPVNKKRKGTSKGKEIVLREDYEKDEEEVEEESISSSTFFIKKRGNDIMIADGEMEVKEEEKPVIDPKQKPHEHKLNVRQTAQMLMRFLKGISSDKPINRAKQQAITELGFGSFLNLDIPPNVNPFPYELLSHFNSSTRALDLQKSSLHITIGDIYLVYGIPIGGDQVIELTDETDPAVKKVFSDFWKYWDVQSGCPKLVKMIEKLIKETTKVDDNWKRSFLVVVVNTMIKSTTNISPNFKFLASTVNLNRVRNLNWCHYAYTSLLTAAKYWNEDRSRWFAGPLPFLMVCYFDRVQIEKEYPPRSFPIIKCWSRQMISSRVKHDNECGFGHGIILDRIESPPELIQYRRDILLEKEQEEPPQPQQEEQEQEQPQPPPPQHEEQEQEQPQPPPTEQEEVPPPLQQKQQQQQQKQQQAHQSSPVTELGEDQEIPEQQTHSNPEEVKLPSTVEEFHQEFLKTTAELSGVMNKFNNLLSLSKKFFDTTVDVKETMSFNMAEMWSKCSETQLPTVFDNVKNASNEERKDSQEMGSILIQDKEFFSSDYFSILFDDAVKKATRGKKKETVMEKETEEPMSEEPLSEESLPELPPFLTPPTMDSENDGVNDLTLKLGLPSISDITPTHDYEEEMRIQALLMNNSLTEGDLQTISGEKEDYSEKEQQSPPKTEMFKIYFLSVPESLKNNDDALNKSSEKGTPIPNREEQDFETPKVPVADSQGNVITPSVYLRDEEDVPTKTTKDEEDVPTTSQIPATMKRIKNVPIVLRSPFLTQYSHLLEASDKLSQEDKDLKCILDYAIAEGDPSELVYYDKWNLITRANMQTLGGDVWVENNIIDTFAKLLNDDRDQCVKSNMKFYFSTIPYNMLLQNDAYGGTQDSQGTEQKRFQNFVDSIKHEMSVANVSSLNGYHLLFFPVCSGAHFFLIVINNKTKKVEILDNLDLPEGIPFENKYEQNPQNTFETWLKFCELEGYPLKNTQIKQYEITLPSMPWKNRENKVECGVYAMRHMETYKGNPNWDCGFTNYEDDKIYIRQLRIHYATQILSSAQNEKHELRYLALKQANQVE, encoded by the exons ATGGGTAGAACGAAAAAATCAGACGAACCAAAAGCTTCTGCTGA AAGTGATGAGATTCCTCTCAAGGATTTTGTGAAAAGGAAGAACAAAGAAATTTCAAAACCAGAAGAAGAAAATCCGGAAGCTAA aATGTTAAGTATTGAAGAACAACGGAAGCAAATACTTGACCAGAAACAAATGCtgttaaacattcaaaaacagCTGAAAGAACAAGAGGACAGGCTGAATGCACAGACCAATGCCTCGAAAGATGAAAACGAGGATGAACATCCAAAACCCCAACCAAAAAAGAGAAAGTTAACTTTTCGATCGAG TGCACAAGAAGATGATGCACAGAAGGTTGATGAACAAcctgaaacaaagaaaaaaggaaCAAGAGTCAAAACTATTCCAAATCGAAACAGAACAAG ATTACAGCTATATAAGGAAGAATTCCCTCAGACGATGAAAGAGGTCAATGAGGAATTTGAAGCTCTAGAAAAGAAAAAATCTGCCCCAGTGAATAAGAAGCGCAAAGGAACTTCTAAG GGAAAAGAGATTGTTCTTCGTGAAGATTATGAAAAGGATGAAGAAGAAGTGGAAGAAGAGTCAATATCTTCCTCTACCTTTTTCATAAAGAAG AGAGGTAATGATATAATGATTGCTGATGGAGAAATGGAAgtgaaggaagaagaaaaacCTGTGATTGATCCCAAACAAAAGCCCCATGAGCACAAACTGAACGTGAGGCAAACTGCGCAAATGCTGATGCGctttttgaagggaatttcatcTGATAAACCTATTAATAGGGCAAAACAACAAGCTATCACAGAGTTAGGGTTCGGATCTTTTCTAAACCTTGACATACCACCAAATGTAAATCCATTCCCGTACGAGTTGCTTTCCCATTTCAACTCTTCAACCCGGGCCCTAGATTTACAAAAATCTTCCTTGCATATTACAATAGGGGACATATACCTTGTGTATGGTATCCCTATTGGAGGAGACCAGGTGATTGAATTGACAGATGAAACAGATCCAGCGGTGAAGAAagtattttctgatttttggaaATATTGGGACGTGCAATCTGGATGCCCAAAGTTGGTGAAAATGATAGAAAAATTGATCAAAGAAACCACCAAAGTTGATGATAACTGGAAAAGATCTTTCCTCGTGGTTGTTGTTAACACAATGATCAAATCCACTACCAACATTTCG CCAAACTTCAAATTCCTTGCTAGCACGGTTAATCTGAATCGAGTAAGGAATCTGAATTGGTGTCATTATGCCTATACCAGTCTTTTGACGGCAGCTAAATACTGGAATGAGGACCGAAGCAGATGGTTTGCTGGTCCGCTACCATTTTTAATG GTGTGTTATTTTGATCGAGTgcaaattgaaaaagaatatccTCCTAGGAGcttccccatcattaaatgctGGTCAAGACAAATGATAAGCAGCAGGGTTAAGCATGATAATGAGTGTGGCTTTGGACATGGTATCATTCTTGACAGAATCGAAAGCCCACCAGAGCTAATACAGTATAGGAGAGATATTCTTTTGGAAAAAGAACAAGAAGAACCACCACAACCACAACaagaagaacaagaacaagaacaaccacaaccaccaccaccacaacatgaagaacaagaacaagaacaaccacaaccaccaccaacAGAACAAGAAGAAGTACCACCACCActacaacaaaaacaacaacagcagcagcaaaaacaacaacaagCACATCAAAGTTCACCGGTGACTGAACTCGGTGAAGATCAGGAGATACCAGAGCAACAAACACACTCCAACCCCGAGGAAGTCAAACTACCCTCGACAGTTGAg GAGTTTCATCAGGAGTTCTTGAAGACCACAGCTGAATTAAGTGGTGTAATGAACAAATTCAACAACCTCTTGTCGTTGTCGAAGAAGTTCTTTGACACGACTGTTGATGTAAAAGAAACAATGTCATTTAATATGGCAGAGATGTGGTCCAAGTGTTCAGAAACACAACTTCCAACCGTGTTTGACAACGTCAAGAATGCATCGAATGAGGAGAGAAAAGATTCACAGGAGATGGGTTCCATTCTGATTCAAGACAAAGAGTTTTTCAGCTCGGACTACTTCTCCATTTTATTTGATGATGCAGTCAAGAAAGCGACTAGAGGGAAGAAAAAAGAAACTGTTatggaaaaagaaacagaggAACCTATGTCAGAGGAGCCTCTATCAGAGGAAAGTCTACCGGAATTACCTCCATTTCTCACACCTCCCACTATGGACTCTGAAAATGATGGGGTTAATGATTTGACTTTGAAGCTTGGACTACCGTCCATTTCAGACATTACCCCTACACATGACTATGAAGAGGAGATGAGGATCCAAGCACTCTTGatgaacaactctttaacaGAAGGTGACCTTCAAACGATTTCAGGGGAGAAGGAAGATTATTCAGAAAAAGAACAGCAGTCTCCACCGAAAACCGA aatgttcaaaatatattttctctCTGTACCTGAGAGTTTGAAGAACAATGATGATGCTTTGAACAAAAGCAGTGAAAAAGGGACACCAATCCCTAATCGAGAAGAACAAGATTTTGAGACCCCAAAAGTTCCTGTAGCGGATTCCCAGGGTAATGTGATAACTCCATCAGTCTATCTGAG AGATGAAGAGGATGTtccaacaaaaacaacaaaagaTGAAGAGGATGTTCCAACTACAAGTCAAATCCCTGCCACAATGAAGAGAATCAAGAATGTCCCTATAGTGTTACGGTCACCGTTTTTAACTCAGTATTCACATTTACTTGAGGCTAGTGACAAACTAAGCCAAGAGGACAAGGATTTGAAATGCATTCTTGATTATGCAATTGCAGAGGGTGATCCTAG TGAGTTGGTGTACTATGACAAATGGAACTTAATTACAAGAGCTAATATGCAAACCCTAG GTGGGGATGTTTGGGTGGAAAATAATATCATTGACACATTTGCAAAACTGTTGAATGATGATCGAGACCAGTGCGTAAAGTCGAACATGAAATTCTACTTTTCGACAATTCCTTAC AATATGCTGTTACAAAACGACGCATATGGTGGGACACAAGATAGCCAAGGAACTGAGCAGAAGAGGTTTCAGAATTTTGTGGATTCCATTAAGCATGAAATGTCAGTTGCAAATGTTTCATCTCTAAATGGATACCATCTG TTGTTCTTTCCTGTCTGTTCTGGTGCACATTTCTTCCTCATTGTGataaacaataaaacaaagaaaGTTGAAATTCTTGACAATCTCGATCTACCGGAGGGAATACCTTTTGAGAACAAATATGAACAGAATCCCCAAAACACT TTTGAAACATGGTTGAAGTTTTGTGAGCTGGAAGGGTATCCATTAAAAAACACACAAATCAAGCAATATGAAATCACATTACCTTCAATGCCATGGAAAAATCGAGAAAACAAAGTCGAATGCGGGGTGTATGCAATGCGGCATATGGAGACATATAAAGGCAACCCGAATTGGGATTGTGGATTTACAAACTATGAAGATGAT aaaaTCTATATTCGGCAGCTAAGGATACATTATGCAACACAAATCTTATCAAGCGCTCAGAACGAGAAGCATGAGTTGAGATATCTGGCACTGAAACAAGCAAATCAAGTAGAATAG